A genomic segment from Malus domestica chromosome 05, GDT2T_hap1 encodes:
- the IAA8 gene encoding auxin-induced protein 22D-like has product MEDQLNFKATELRLGLPGSSEEPQNKQAAASPPMTKNNKRASPDSTAEECSTNSDHIDAPPTKTQVVGWPPIRSYRKNSLQLQKSDVYVKVSVDGAPYLRKIDLKIYNSYAELIEALEKMFNLANINGLDFAPTYEDKDGDWMLVGDVPWNMFVSSCNRLRIMKGSEARGFTTCF; this is encoded by the exons ATGGAAGACCAGCTAAATTTCAAGGCAACTGAGCTAAGATTAGGGTTGCCTGGAAGCTCTGAGGAGCCTCAGAACAAACAAGCAGCAGCATCTCCTCCTATGACAAAGAATAACAAGAGGGCCTCGCCGGATTCAACGGCTGAGGAATGCAGTACAAATTCTGATCACATAGATGCCCCTCCCACCAA GACACAAGTAGTAGGGTGGCCCCCAATCAGATCTTACAGGAAAAACAGTTTGCAACTGCAAAAATCCGATGTGTACGTGAAAGTAAGCGTTGACGGAGCTCCTTATCTGAGAAAGATTGATCTCAAGATTTACAATAGCTACGCGGAACTCATCGAGGCCTTAGAGAAGATGTTCAACCTAGCCAATATTAATGGACTGGATTTTGCTCCGACTTATGAAGACAAAGATGGTGACTGGATGCTTGTTGGAGATGTCCCATGGAA TATGTTTGTTTCTTCCTGCAATAGGCTGAGAATCATGAAGGGATCGGAAGCCAGAGGATTCACTACTTGTTTCTGA
- the LOC103435680 gene encoding auxin-induced protein AUX28-like, with protein MGFEETELRLGLPGGGGGGGRDGDQVVVMRKRGFSETESKISTDTSTCVDLKLNLSNSSKEANSTGGKDGIAVKSKTNKEKNNHLDLPASDPAKPPAAKAQVVGWPPVRSFRKNMFTGVQKSSNDGESEQMNKGGNNNAVLVKVSMDGAPYLRKVDLKMYKSYPELSDALAKMFSSFTIGNCGSQGMKDFMNESKLMDVLNGSDYTPTYEDKDGDWMLVGDVPWEMFVESCKRLRIMKSKEAVGLAPRAMEKCKNRS; from the exons ATGGGGTTTGAAGAGACAGAGCTGAGGCTAGGGCTGccgggtggtggtggtggcggtggccGTGACGGAGATCAGGTGGTGGTGATGAGGAAGAGAGGGTTTTCGGAAACTGAGAGTAAGATTAGTACTGATACTAGTACTTGTGTGGATTTGAAGCTTAATCTTTCTAATAGTTCTAAGGAGGCAAATAGTACTGGTGGGAAAGATGGCATTGCTGTTAAGTCCAAGACGAACAAGGAGAAGAACAACCACCTTGATCTTCCGGCTTCCGATCCAGCAAAGCCTCCTGCTGCCAA GGCACAAGTCGTGGGTTGGCCACCGGTGCGTTCTTTCCGAAAGAACATGTTCACGGGGGTGCAAAAGAGCTCAAATGACGGAGAAAGTGAGCAGATGAACAAGGGTGGCAATAATAATGCAGTTCTGGTGAAGGTTAGCATGGATGGTGCACCCTACCTTCGCAAGGTCGACTTGAAGATGTACAAGAGTTACCCTGAGCTCTCTGATGCCCTAGCCAAAATGTTCAGCTCCTTCACCATTG GAAATTGTGGATCCCAAGGAATGAAGGACTTCATGAATGAGAGCAAGCTGATGGATGTTCTCAACGGTTCTGATTACACTCCAACATATGAAGACAAGGATGGTGATTGGATGCTGGTTGGCGATGTCCCGTGGGA GATGTTTGTTGAATCATGCAAGAGATTGCGTATAATGAAGAGCAAGGAGGCTGTTGGGCTCG CACCAAGAGCCATGGAGAAATGCAAGAACAGAAGCTGA